One genomic segment of Acidobacteriota bacterium includes these proteins:
- a CDS encoding Zn-ribbon domain-containing OB-fold protein yields MTAPATGVSFRPGELETRPDGTGNLIGSRCDACGAHYFPIREACARCLGRDLETVKFSTRGILYTFSIVRQSVPAFEVPYALGYVDFPENVRIMGQITGCDFDDITIGMALDLTLEPFGEDEDGNVLTGYRFKPAEVNGD; encoded by the coding sequence TTGACTGCACCTGCGACCGGTGTCTCGTTTCGACCCGGCGAGCTTGAGACGCGTCCCGACGGGACCGGCAACCTCATCGGCAGTCGCTGCGACGCATGCGGTGCTCACTATTTTCCCATCCGGGAGGCCTGCGCCCGCTGTCTCGGTCGGGACCTTGAGACGGTGAAGTTCTCGACCAGAGGAATCCTGTACACGTTTTCCATCGTGCGCCAATCGGTCCCCGCCTTCGAGGTCCCCTACGCCCTGGGATATGTGGACTTCCCGGAGAACGTCCGCATCATGGGACAAATCACCGGTTGCGACTTTGACGACATCACCATCGGGATGGCACTCGATCTCACGCTCGAACCTTTCGGCGAGGACGAGGATGGGAACGTTTTGACGGGCTATCGATTCAAACCTGCGGAGGTGAATGGTGACTGA
- a CDS encoding thiolase family protein, with amino-acid sequence MTDVHVVGVGMTRFGKHPDRTATDLGAEALHGAVADAGIDPRVVEAAYCGHVFQGMVTGQRILAQVGLAGLPLTNVENACSSGATAIREAALSIRAGEHDVVVAIGTEHLTSKFAGALTPDPDDPEAAIGATMPGVYAMRARRYMEEFGMTREQLALIPVKNKRNAAQNPLAHFRREITVEEVLASRPIADPLRLHDCSPVTDGAAAVIVMSDKAAKRYANGRGVRLAASTLRSGSVDVEPTSMTYEPLTWATAKEAYEKAGIGPQDIDFAEVHDCFSIAEVLRVEGLGLFEQGQYPWAVERGEADINGRLPINPSGGLLGKGHPLGGTGVAQVVELVRQLRGEAGSRQIENARVGLAHCRGGKAVGIEGAACTIQILVR; translated from the coding sequence GTGACTGATGTCCACGTTGTTGGTGTGGGGATGACGCGGTTTGGCAAGCACCCCGACCGCACTGCAACGGACCTCGGTGCCGAGGCCCTGCACGGTGCAGTGGCTGACGCAGGGATCGATCCTCGCGTTGTCGAGGCTGCCTACTGCGGTCACGTTTTTCAAGGCATGGTCACTGGACAGCGGATCCTGGCACAAGTCGGGTTGGCAGGCCTGCCGCTCACCAATGTCGAAAACGCTTGTAGCAGCGGGGCAACGGCGATCCGAGAAGCGGCCCTTTCCATCCGAGCAGGCGAACATGACGTCGTCGTCGCGATCGGTACAGAACACCTCACCAGTAAATTCGCCGGAGCACTCACCCCGGACCCCGATGACCCGGAGGCCGCTATCGGGGCCACCATGCCGGGGGTCTACGCAATGCGGGCACGGCGCTACATGGAGGAGTTTGGGATGACCCGAGAACAGCTCGCCCTGATCCCCGTCAAGAACAAGAGAAACGCCGCGCAGAACCCCTTGGCTCATTTTCGCAGGGAGATCACGGTCGAAGAAGTGCTCGCATCGCGCCCGATTGCGGACCCACTCCGCCTGCATGACTGTTCACCGGTCACCGACGGCGCGGCTGCGGTGATTGTGATGAGTGACAAGGCGGCCAAGAGGTACGCCAACGGGAGGGGCGTCCGCCTGGCAGCGTCCACACTGCGATCCGGATCGGTCGACGTCGAGCCGACGTCGATGACGTACGAACCGCTCACCTGGGCGACTGCAAAGGAAGCGTACGAGAAGGCAGGCATCGGTCCGCAAGACATCGATTTCGCCGAGGTCCACGACTGCTTCAGCATTGCTGAAGTGCTCAGAGTCGAGGGTCTCGGACTTTTCGAGCAGGGTCAGTACCCGTGGGCTGTGGAACGCGGCGAAGCGGACATCAACGGTCGGCTGCCGATTAATCCCAGCGGCGGCCTGCTAGGAAAAGGCCACCCGCTGGGCGGTACAGGAGTTGCCCAGGTTGTCGAGCTCGTCCGGCAACTACGCGGCGAGGCAGGCAGTCGCCAAATCGAAAATGCCAGGGTGGGTCTTGCCCATTGCCGCGGAGGCAAAGCCGTCGGAATCGAGGGAGCCGCGTGCACGATACAAATCCTAGTTCGCTGA